Within Catenulispora sp. GP43, the genomic segment GCGCCCGGCCCCGGTGCCGGTCTGATCTGCGGGCCCGGTGGCCCGGCCCTGCTGTGCGTGTCGCAGCACCCGGGCCTGGACGTGGTCCAGCCACCGGATCTCGGCTTCGCACTGGAAGATCATCGATTCCAGCACCAGCGCGGCGGCCAGTTCCCCGGCATCCAGCCGCGCCTTGACCCGCGTGTAGTCCTGCAACGCCGCCAGCGCGTGCTTGCGCTGACCGTGCACGATCGCGGCCACGTCGACCCCGGCCACCGTGACCGCCAGCGCCAGCTTCACCGCCAGCTCGTCCCGGGGCCGCTCGGCCCGCGTCACCGGCCGTGCGAACCAGGCGAACAGCTCGGCCCGGCCGGCCACGGTGATGCGGTAGAAGACGTGGTTCGCGGCGTCCTGCCCGGCAGGCTCGACCAGACCGTCGCGCTCCAGACGGTTCAAGGTCGTGTACACCTGCCCGATGTTCAACGGCCAGGTCGCCCCGGTGCGCTCCTCGAACTCGGCACGCAGCTGGTATCCGTAGCGGTCGCCGCCGGCCAGGACGGCCAGCAGGGAGTGTTTGACGGACACGACATCACGTCCGTACATACTCGGTATGGTTGCGGGTCACGGCTATATAGATACCCGGTATGCATGGGGAGGGCAAGTGGGCCGATGAGGGTCCGGCGACAGCCCGGCTAACCCCGCGCCCCCTGCTTCCCCTTGGCCTTGAGCATCAGCAGGTCCGCCTCCCGGAACGCCTCCGCCAGCCCCTGCCCCGCCAGCGCCGTCAGCCCCATCGTCAGCGACACCGGCGTGCCGGGCGCCAGATCGGCCCAGTCGTGGGCCGCGACCGCCGCGGTCAGCCGCGCGACCACCTCGGCCGACTCGGCCAGCGCCGTGCCCGGAAGCACGATCACGAACTCGTCGCCGCCGTAGCGCGCCAAGAAGTCTCCGGCGCGCAGCGTGCGCGACAGCACCGCCGCCACCTGTTGCAGCACCTCGTCGCCGACCAGGTGGCCGTGGACCGTGTTCACCTCTTTGAACCCGTCCAGGTCGGCGACGCCCAGCACTCCGGACCCGCCGCGCGCGGTCAGATCCGCGACGTAGCGTTCCAGATGCCGCCGGTTCGGCAGGCTGGTCAGGGGATCGGTCTGCGCCTCGTCGGCGTAGCGGCTGACGTTGCGGCGCAGTTCGTCGAAGTCCAGACGCGCGGTGATGCCGTCGACGAACAGGTCGTAGACCTGGTCGCTGGCGCGCGCCAACAGGTAGGTCACCTCCCGGTCGGCGGCGTGCGCGGCCGCGTGGTCGCCGCAGGCTATGTACGCCAGGGCCTTCAGCCGCGGCACCTCGGCGCGGCCCAGGCGGGTCTGCGCCGTCCGGGCGTCGCCGAGCAGATCGAGCGCGTGCTGTGGCCGGCCCTCCACGATGTGCAGCGCGGCGTCGCCGAGCCGGGACAGCTCGACGCTTTCCGGGAACTCCTGATGACGCAGGCGCAGCAAACGCCGTGGGTCTCCTTCGTAGCTCCCGCCCAGGACCGCGTACCGCGCCATCGCGTACCCCAGATAGGGGACCTCGATCGCGATCAGGTCCGAGGCGTTCAGCCGGTCGACCAGGTCGCCGAGCACCGCCTTGGCGGCACCGGTCTCGCCGCGCTGGTCCAGGAACACCGCCTGCCGGACGCGGATCTCCGGGTGCGCCGTGAGCCGGCGGTCCTCGGCGGTGCCGAACCGGGCTATGTCCTCGGCATGCCGCTGCGCCGCGACCGCGTGCCGGTGGAAGCCGATCAGCGAATAGGTGACGGCCATCGAGATCCAGGGCCGGACCGCGCGCCGGTCGGCGGTCGTGGCCTCCAGGGCCTGCGCGCCGCGCACCAGGTCGGTGATGCAGCGTTCCAGGGAGCCCCGGCGATAGGAGAAGAACGCCGCGACCGCGTGGAATTCCCCGACGTCGGCCGGCCGGGCGCCGTGCTCCTGGATCAGCGCCCAGGCCGCGTCGATGATCGGTGGGCAGTCCCGGAGCCGGTCCATGTTGAGCAGCGCCGACAGCTTGGCCAGCAGGACGCCCAGCACGTCCTGCGGAGCGGTGAGTCCGGCGAGCAGCCGGTCGGCCGTCTCCACGGCCTCGATCTGCCGGTTGGCCCAGTTCAGGCGGGCCACGGCCAGCCGGGGCTCGTCCTCCCCCGAAGAAAGGTCGCCCGAGGACAGGTCGCTCGAGGACAGGTCGTCCGAAGGCAGTTCGTCAGCGGGCAGGTCGTCAGCTCTCATCGCCCCCGCCCCCCGACGATGATCAGGACCTGCACCTTCCCATCATCAAGGAGGGACCGCTGCGGCGCACTGCCCGAACCCGGTCCGACTCGCGTTCGGGCCGCCATCTGAGGGACCCTGTAGGGGTGAACGCCCGGAGCGTGGAGCAGAACCAGCCGCCCCGGCGCCATCCTGTCGTGGGCGTGGCCACCGCACTGCTGGAGGCCGACGGCCGCATCGTCCATTGGAGCGCTGCCGCCGAGGCGATGCTCGGCTATTCCGCCGCCGACGCCGAGGGGCGCTACGCGATCGACCTGCTGGCAGCCCCGGAGTACCGGGCCGACATCCTGACCATCTACGAGGGCATCCTGCGCGGCGAGGATTGGACCGGCGTCTTCCCGGTACGCCACAAGAACGGCAGCATCGCCGAGCTGGAGATGCACACCTACCGCGTCGACGCCGGCAGCCCGCCGCCGATGGTGCTGGCCACCGCGGTGGACGTGCGCGCGGTCCGCTCGGTCGAGGCCGACCTGGCCGTGCTCGACAGCTTCTTCAGCCAGTCGCCGGTCGGGATGGCCGTCTACGACACCCGCATGCGCTTCGTCCAGGTCAACTCGGCCCTGGC encodes:
- a CDS encoding PadR family transcriptional regulator, producing MSVKHSLLAVLAGGDRYGYQLRAEFEERTGATWPLNIGQVYTTLNRLERDGLVEPAGQDAANHVFYRITVAGRAELFAWFARPVTRAERPRDELAVKLALAVTVAGVDVAAIVHGQRKHALAALQDYTRVKARLDAGELAAALVLESMIFQCEAEIRWLDHVQARVLRHAQQGRATGPADQTGTGAGRGDSAPANATKEGKTT
- a CDS encoding GGDEF domain-containing protein, which produces MRADDLPADELPSDDLSSSDLSSGDLSSGEDEPRLAVARLNWANRQIEAVETADRLLAGLTAPQDVLGVLLAKLSALLNMDRLRDCPPIIDAAWALIQEHGARPADVGEFHAVAAFFSYRRGSLERCITDLVRGAQALEATTADRRAVRPWISMAVTYSLIGFHRHAVAAQRHAEDIARFGTAEDRRLTAHPEIRVRQAVFLDQRGETGAAKAVLGDLVDRLNASDLIAIEVPYLGYAMARYAVLGGSYEGDPRRLLRLRHQEFPESVELSRLGDAALHIVEGRPQHALDLLGDARTAQTRLGRAEVPRLKALAYIACGDHAAAHAADREVTYLLARASDQVYDLFVDGITARLDFDELRRNVSRYADEAQTDPLTSLPNRRHLERYVADLTARGGSGVLGVADLDGFKEVNTVHGHLVGDEVLQQVAAVLSRTLRAGDFLARYGGDEFVIVLPGTALAESAEVVARLTAAVAAHDWADLAPGTPVSLTMGLTALAGQGLAEAFREADLLMLKAKGKQGARG